A window of Mangifera indica cultivar Alphonso chromosome 11, CATAS_Mindica_2.1, whole genome shotgun sequence contains these coding sequences:
- the LOC123229477 gene encoding protein MIZU-KUSSEI 1, translated as MPPVHSSPYYQMDNPAILSLLRRTATAHQHEKRSKSTGGGLLKMFKLFPMLTSGCKMVALLGRPRKPLLKDNATTGTIFGFRKGRVSLAIQEDPHCLPMFVIELPMLTSSLQKEMASDIVRIALESETKTHKKKLLEEYVWAVYCNGRKVGYCIRRKTMSDDELHVMQLLRGVSMGAGVLPSSNEKETADGELTYMRGRFERVVGSKDSEALYMINPDGAAGPELSIFFVRTH; from the coding sequence ATGCCTCCAGTGCATTCTAGTCCATACTATCAAATGGACAATCCAGCAATCCTTTCTTTGCTCCGCCGTACTGCTACAGCCCATCAACATGAGAAGCGATCCAAGTCCACCGGCGGAGGTCTTTTGAAAATGTTCAAGCTTTTTCCTATGCTAACCTCTGGCTGCAAGATGGTTGCACTTCTGGGTAGACCACGGAAGCCTTTACTCAAGGACAATGCTACCACCGGTACTATATTTGGTTTTCGTAAAGGGAGAGTAAGTTTAGCTATACAGGAGGATCCTCATTGCCTGCCAATGTTTGTGATAGAGCTTCCTATGCTGACAAGCTCACTTCAGAAAGAAATGGCTTCTGATATTGTCAGAATCGCGTTGGAGAGTGAAACCAAGACTCATAAGAAGAAACTGTTAGAAGAATACGTTTGGGCTGTGTATTGTAATGGAAGAAAAGTAGGGTACTGTATCAGGAGGAAGACGATGTCCGACGACGAGCTTCATGTGATGCAACTTCTGCGAGGTGTATCGATGGGTGCAGGTGTTCTTCCAAGCTCGAATGAGAAGGAAACAGCAGATGGAGAATTGACGTACATGAGAGGAAGATTTGAAAGGGTGGTCGGATCCAAGGATTCCGAAGCTTTATATATGATAAACCCAGATGGTGCAGCAGGGCCAGAATTGAGTATTTTCTTTGTAAGAACTCATTAG